The DNA sequence CGGGCAGCGGTCGAGGCCGCTGGTGGGGTGTCGGACCGGTTGTTCGAGGTGGTGTGGTCGCCCGCGTCGGTTGGTCAGTCCGGTGCGGCGGGCGGTGGGGCGGATGTGGTGGTGTTCGAGGTGGGGTCGGGGTCGGATGTGGGGGTGGTGGCGGGGGTGTACGAGGCCACGCACCGCGTGCTGGGGGTTGTGCAGTCCTGGTTGTCGGGTGCGGCGGTCGGCAAGCTGGTCGTTGTCACACGTGGGGCGGTGGGTCTGCCCGGCGAGGGTGTCGTTGATCTCGCCGGGGCGGCGGTGTGGGGTCTGGTGCGCTCGGCGCAGACGGAGAACCCCGACCGGATCGTTCTCGTCGACACCGACACCGACACCGACACCGACACCGACACCGACCCCGACACCGACACCGACGCTGACGTCGACATCGCTGCGATCCTCGCCACCGGTGAGCCACAGCTCGTCGTTCGTGCCGGAACGCTTTACGCTCCGCGTCTGAGCGGGGTGCCGGTCACCTCCGCCCGTCCGACGCCCGTCGGCTCGTTGGCTGAGGGCACGGTGTTGGTCACCGGTGGTACGGGCATGGCCGGTGGGGTGCTGGCCCGGCACCTGGTGAAGGCGCACGGCGTGCGTCACCTGCTGCTGGTGAGCCGTCGCGGTGAGCGGGCCGATCGTGCCGCGGAGCTGCTGGCGGAGCTGTCGGCGTTGGGTGCACAAACCCAGATCGTGGCGTGTGATGTGGCCGACCGGTCCGCGTTGGAGCGGGTGCTGGCGGACATCCCGGAGGACCGGCCGCTGGCCGGAGTGGTGCATGCGGCCGGTGTGCTGGATGACGCGGTGATCGGCTCCCTGACACCGGAACGGATCGACACGGTGCTGCGGGCCAAGGTCGACGCCGCATGGAACCTGCACGAGGTGACGCGCGATCTGGGCCTGTCGATGTTCGTGCTCTTCTCTTCCATGGCGGGGACGGTCGGCGCACCGGGCCAGGGCAACTACGCCGCCGCCAACACCTTCCTCGACGGCTTGGCAGCCCACCGGCGTGCCCTCGGGCTGCCCGCGGTCTCGTTGGCGTGGGGTCTGTGGGCCGAGGCCGGTGGCGTGACCGGCATGAGCGGGCACTTGGGAGCCGCGGACCTGGCCCGGATGAGCCGCAACGGCCTGCTGCCCATGCCCGCCCACGAAGCGACCGAACTCTTCGACACGGCACTCGCCACCGACCGCGCGAACCTCGTGCCCGCACACATCAACCGGGCGGCGGTCGAGAGTGCGGTGCAGGTGCCACCGCTGTTCCAGGCCCTGGTACCGACTGCCCACCGGCGCACGGTGCCGCAGAAGCCCGACGCGGACCTGCCGGATCTCACCGCCCTGAGCGTCGAGGAACGCCGAGCCCGATTGACCGCCATCATCCGTGAAGAAGTCGCCATGGCTCTGGGGCATGACGGCCCGGATGACATCGACCCGGACGCTCGTTTCGAGGAACTGGGATTCGACTCGATGAGCGCCGTCGAGTTGCGAAACGCCATGACGGCCGTCGTCGGGCGCCCGCTGTCTCCCGCGTTGGTGTTCGAGTACGCGACAACCGCCGCCCTGGCGGACTATCTGGCGACGGAACTGGTGTCGTAGCGAGTGGCGACCGCGGGCACGACCGCGCCCGCACGTGTCCGGTCGGCTCCCCGGCGCTGGTTGCGCCGGCTCAGACGGTGACGACGAGCTTCTTCGCGGAGACGCCGTCCCGGAGCTGCCGCAGGGCATCGGGGATGCGGTCGAGTCCGTGGCCGACGACGGTCGCGTCCGGTGCGGCCTGGTAGACGCCGGTGGCGAGCGCGGTCGGGAGGAAGTCGACGTAGATCGCCGGTCCGACCTCGTTGTCCTTCAGGGTGCCGCCCCAGATGCCGCTCACCCGCACTCCGTGTCGCGGCGCCCGCCATCCCTCGATGCGTGCGAGCAGTGCGGGCTGTGCCGAGGCGACCCGCTTGCTGCCCGTGGTCCGGGCCGCGATCGCGATCGCCTTCCGGAGCGACCCGAATCCGATCGCGAGCGTGCCCGCGAGCGGACTGTCGCCGATCCGCTCCACGATGTCCTCGACGGCGGTGGGGCTGCGGCGGTCGACCGCCTCGGCTGCGCCCAGCGACCGGACGAAGTCGAAGTTGTGCGGTGACGCGGTCGTCACGACCCGGTAGCCGGCGTTGCGGGCGAGCTGGATCGCGTTGCTGCCGACGCTCGTCGAACCGCCCCACACGAGCACCGTCTCCGACCGGTCGACGGGGTCGGCGCCGGGCATCGCCAGCCCGAGGTGGTCCTGCTGGAACATGCCGGTCGCAGCGGTCGAGAGCGTCAGCGGCAGCACGGCCGCCTGCTCGAAGGACAGTGAGTCGGGGATGGGGGAGACCATGTGCTCCATGAGCACGACGTAGTGCTGGAAGGCGCCCTCCGCCGCGCGGTTCTGCGACTTCTCGACGCCGAACGCGTGTCCGAGGACGCGATCGCCCGGTCGCAGCCGCGTCACGCCGGTGCCGACCTCGACAACCTCGCCGGCGACGTCCGAGCCCACGACGGCGGGGAAGGTCAGCCAGGGCAGGACCACGCGGTACAGGAAGCCCTGCATGCCGTCGATGGGGTTCACGGCGATGGCCCGCGCTCGAACGACGACCTCGCCCGCTGCCGGTGGCGTGTACGGGGCGGGCCCCACCTCGAAGCGTGCGCCTCGTTTCGGCAGCCACAGGGCGATGTTCTGATCGGTCATCTTCGGGTCTCTTTCCGCTATGTGATCGCTGGGCCGCGTCGTCGCAGCACGCACGCCGCATCCGCAGACTAGACACCGTCTAGAAACTAGTCAACGCCTACTTCGAGGTGTGGTGGAGCCGTGTCCCATCGGCCGCATCGGCCTCTCGCCATCGATACGAACGGCCGTCGGCCTCGCTCACGGTGAGACCGAGGCGGCGGCATCGGCCCCGGTGACCAGGACGGCGTCCCGGTGGCCCACGCCGTGCTTCCGCGAGCGCACTTCCACCGTCCACAAGCCGGCCGGTGCCCGCAGCTCGCACCGCAGACCGCCCTGCCCGTCGGGTTGCAGTGGTTCGTCGGCGAGCGTCTGGCGGCCGTCCGGGGACAGCAGACGGGCCCTGAGCGCCAGGGCGGGGTCCGCGTCCGGGGTGGTGATCTCCATCGGTTCCCCCGCCACGGCCAGGTCGGGCAGGTCGACGGCGAACTCCGCGTCCGACGCCAGGTATTTCCTGACCTCGACGCTCTGGCAGATCTCGCGCAGGGCGGCCAGAACCGGCCCCTCGTTGGCCAGCGTGGCGTGGCGGAAGGGAAACCAGTGCGTGTACACGGTGGACTCCAGCTCGGCCGGCGTGGCGGAGATCGTGGGGACGGTGGAGTCGCCCTGCCAGTCGCGTGTGTCGTCGAAGGCATGGAGGAAGCGGATCCGGTCGCCCACCACGGACACCCCGTGCACGGTACGCAGTCCGTGCCCGCCCAGCGGGACGAGGCGGTAGCCGGGCTTCTCCGCCTGGTCGTTGCGGGACCGGGCGTTCCTGATCTGCTCATGAAAGCGGAACATGTCCTCGACGGTGGCCGTCGGGAGGCTCAACCGGTCCGCGATACCGGTGGCGTTGAGCGGCCGCGGCCGTGGGCTCTCGGTCACCACCGCCCGGTAGCTCGGCAGGAGTTGACCGAGCGAGGGGAAGCTCCCACAGATCTCCGCGAGCGACTCGCTGATCCACCGGGGTGTCCCCTGCACGAACCGGCCCGTCAGGAAGCGGATCGCCTTGGCGCTGCCTTGGTGCGGGGTGCCGAGCGTGGCGACCGTCCGGGTGATCTCCCGGCCGCCCAGGCACTCGAGGTAGTACTTCACCACCAGACCGCCCATGGAGCGGCATAAGAAGACGACCTTGGGATCGTCCGCGTCCGGATGCCGGCCGCGGTCGATCCGCTCCCGCCACTGAGCCAAACGCCGCTCGACGAACGCCCGGAGCTTCTCCGCCGAGTTCCGGTTGGACAGCCGCCAGTCGTAGCGGAAGACCGCCAGGCGC is a window from the Streptomyces luomodiensis genome containing:
- a CDS encoding zinc-binding alcohol dehydrogenase family protein — encoded protein: MTDQNIALWLPKRGARFEVGPAPYTPPAAGEVVVRARAIAVNPIDGMQGFLYRVVLPWLTFPAVVGSDVAGEVVEVGTGVTRLRPGDRVLGHAFGVEKSQNRAAEGAFQHYVVLMEHMVSPIPDSLSFEQAAVLPLTLSTAATGMFQQDHLGLAMPGADPVDRSETVLVWGGSTSVGSNAIQLARNAGYRVVTTASPHNFDFVRSLGAAEAVDRRSPTAVEDIVERIGDSPLAGTLAIGFGSLRKAIAIAARTTGSKRVASAQPALLARIEGWRAPRHGVRVSGIWGGTLKDNEVGPAIYVDFLPTALATGVYQAAPDATVVGHGLDRIPDALRQLRDGVSAKKLVVTV
- a CDS encoding esterase/lipase family protein: MRHDLVVIVPGIMGTSLLHEGRDVWNLTPEALAGLLRPSKLRRRLMLQEGIEDGDPEGESALSPGDTIEAPRVLPGLVSHLGYRDLLKGLDIQPPERLAVFRYDWRLSNRNSAEKLRAFVERRLAQWRERIDRGRHPDADDPKVVFLCRSMGGLVVKYYLECLGGREITRTVATLGTPHQGSAKAIRFLTGRFVQGTPRWISESLAEICGSFPSLGQLLPSYRAVVTESPRPRPLNATGIADRLSLPTATVEDMFRFHEQIRNARSRNDQAEKPGYRLVPLGGHGLRTVHGVSVVGDRIRFLHAFDDTRDWQGDSTVPTISATPAELESTVYTHWFPFRHATLANEGPVLAALREICQSVEVRKYLASDAEFAVDLPDLAVAGEPMEITTPDADPALALRARLLSPDGRQTLADEPLQPDGQGGLRCELRAPAGLWTVEVRSRKHGVGHRDAVLVTGADAAASVSP